One genomic region from Leptolyngbyaceae cyanobacterium JSC-12 encodes:
- a CDS encoding malate/lactate dehydrogenase (IMG reference gene:2510098699~PFAM: lactate/malate dehydrogenase, alpha/beta C-terminal domain; lactate/malate dehydrogenase, NAD binding domain~TIGRFAM: malate dehydrogenase, NAD-dependent), which produces MVLRPAEISCATSQVAIVGAGNVGATLAQRLAEKNIADVVLLDVVEGRPQGVALDLMEARGVERHDRTIVGTNDFAETAHSNVVVITAGLPRRPGMSRDDLLLTNGKIVLEVTQKVMAYSPDAVLIVVTNPLDVMTYVGWKASGLPPNRVMGMAGVLDSARFQTFIAMELGVSINDINATVLGSHGDLMVPLPRYSTVNGIPINRFLDDAAIARLVNRTRNGGAEVVELLKTGGAYYAPASAVCVMVEAILYNQPRILPVAAYLQGHYKLDDIFIGVPCRLGCQGIESILELDLTDQELADLHTSANSVRQNLEHLKTLLGESGFSF; this is translated from the coding sequence ATGGTTCTACGTCCTGCTGAAATTTCGTGTGCAACGTCGCAAGTGGCGATTGTGGGAGCTGGCAATGTGGGTGCAACGCTGGCTCAGCGGCTTGCGGAGAAAAATATTGCTGATGTGGTACTGCTGGATGTTGTGGAAGGGCGTCCGCAGGGAGTAGCGCTAGATTTGATGGAGGCGCGAGGAGTTGAGCGTCACGATCGCACCATTGTTGGGACTAACGATTTTGCCGAGACGGCCCACTCCAATGTTGTTGTAATCACTGCTGGCTTGCCCCGCCGTCCCGGAATGAGCCGGGATGATCTGTTATTGACCAATGGCAAGATTGTGCTGGAGGTGACCCAAAAAGTCATGGCATATTCTCCAGATGCAGTCTTGATCGTTGTCACTAATCCGCTGGACGTGATGACCTATGTGGGTTGGAAAGCTAGTGGACTACCACCGAACCGAGTCATGGGAATGGCTGGTGTTTTAGACTCCGCCCGCTTTCAGACCTTTATTGCGATGGAACTGGGTGTTTCGATCAATGACATTAATGCAACAGTGCTGGGCAGTCATGGAGATTTAATGGTGCCACTGCCGCGCTACTCAACAGTCAATGGCATTCCGATCAATCGGTTTTTGGATGATGCCGCGATCGCTCGCCTGGTAAATCGAACCCGGAACGGGGGAGCAGAAGTCGTAGAACTATTAAAAACAGGTGGAGCATACTATGCCCCAGCCTCGGCAGTGTGCGTCATGGTGGAGGCAATTCTCTACAATCAACCTCGGATTTTGCCTGTTGCCGCATATCTGCAAGGACATTACAAACTAGACGATATTTTTATCGGAGTTCCCTGTCGTTTAGGATGTCAGGGGATAGAAAGTATTCTGGAACTAGACCTGACCGATCAGGAATTGGCTGATTTACATACCTCTGCCAATTCAGTGCGTCAGAATCTGGAACATTTAAAGACATTGTTGGGTGAGTCGGGGTTCAGTTTTTAG
- a CDS encoding WD40 repeat-containing protein (IMG reference gene:2510098695~PFAM: Caspase domain; WD domain, G-beta repeat), whose product MLRDALVVGINSYQYLPALNAPAHDAEAIAHQLESNGDFRVTRLPEIIQSEKLRVGVRTPVTLAELEASLVKLFKPKGETIPHTALFYFSGHGLQKEAGIREGYLATSDANPNAHFYGLSLFWLRRLLQESPVRQRIILLDCCYSGEILNFLEADPGAKSGTDRLFMAASREYETAYEALNGQYSVFTQAVLDGLDPRRLPTGIVTNYALTDWVSNALKGESQQPLFENSGSEIVLTRCHNPLTTLQSNSSQDICPYRGLEPFEEGHAEYFFGREHLTDQLLNKLRTENFVAIVGASGSGKSSLVRAGLVYKLQRGQALSGSHQWQIRVITPTEHPMKSLANAFMNPATTAVDRAEQLRRAEMFLQEGTSGLTQLIRASLIAENKSTRMVLIIDQFEEIFTLCQGPNADRDRHRFFNCLLAAAREASDQFSLVIVLRADFFSKCLLYKGLAEQIEQHLIMVTPLSYEQIKASIIKPANRVGLVCEPNLVYNILLDIVGAPGELPLLQYTLLELWQRRHQDPNGGPPRLTLDAYAELGGVRGTLQKRADEIFYSLSPEEQRVAKRIFIALTQLGEGTEDTRRRVLKSELVSPRFSAELVERVLEKLVIAKLVVTNQVTPISSHQERVDQRFANVSTALRLAQVMRTKSAQSGQTAMLTQSLPQMQASLAKGYNLNVTRLSHVVDFNAIQPSLGNACHETVDIAHEALIRNWGLLRSWLDESREMLRRQRQIERSAREWNLADQTRSPEYLLRGSRLLDAEDFLTHYSDELSALAQRYIAVSREETRRTKRELRVLQVSVPCTLMVALGITFAQYRVADKSQTEKNFQLQVATSRQWSAIAQSILQEPDSDSTTALLISRLAAEQGRTYEAEASLRAALQQVRLQATLQADNVALQQVAFSPNYQSLATLDTQGTIRLWSFADRRVQRVLQGESTEQRDRAVAVFPTPATLAFSADGNWLAAVAQGAVEVRIWSVETGELQHRLGAFPAAISQFAIDPTGQLIAASSGNTVKIWEIATGKLRAERTQPGLIKSLQFSADGTQLLVAEAQTVMVLQVPTNRPQRLLSKIGFVESAVLSPDAQWIAIANPQGEIRLWHTQTGKLLQTITESSQNSSKPFPLVAPSLMFSPDGQRLAALSANGRVVVKNLQSGMEWTVGQSADNLPGKAERQRGAIAFTPDSQQIIIAGHPAPHNAAIRDAATGRELGSLKGHTGTITAIQPSQDGSLIATVSADGTMRLWTTTLGGELPSLDLPNVAIQSTSFQPDNGLLALGSDGSFRRWQLRSRTNTSTPSIATIVQPTSIAGKLGEPITSDARLTGIFASSDGKRFAITTDQNLIEVWQMQPDHSLTRLYTLQPAIPIPKTSAQAVSHPSQASTIHRLAFSQDGQMLVGAGVDKTLHVWDLASGQLVHQLKGHEASIEHVHFSPDGKQIISASWDRTARIWDTSSGALVRTLAHSDVVTSAQFSPNGQRILTTSLDSTARILDANTGALQVILAGHRGAVLDGSFSPDGQWLVTASADGTARLWDANTGVERATLRPVRATAAQEVIKQVAFSPDGQQIATLGSTGIVHLWAANWEGLLELARDRSPRQLTSEECLRYLRLTPSACPSLVLSSNS is encoded by the coding sequence ATGTTACGAGATGCCCTAGTTGTAGGGATTAATAGTTATCAGTATTTACCCGCATTGAATGCGCCCGCCCATGATGCGGAGGCGATCGCCCATCAACTCGAAAGTAACGGAGACTTTCGAGTGACCCGGCTTCCCGAAATCATTCAATCTGAAAAGCTACGAGTGGGCGTGAGAACCCCGGTAACGCTAGCGGAACTGGAGGCATCCTTAGTAAAGCTTTTTAAGCCAAAAGGAGAAACCATCCCCCACACGGCTCTGTTCTATTTCTCAGGGCATGGTCTACAGAAAGAAGCTGGCATTCGTGAAGGATATTTAGCAACCAGTGATGCCAACCCCAACGCTCATTTCTACGGGCTATCTCTTTTTTGGCTACGACGATTATTGCAAGAAAGCCCAGTCCGACAACGGATTATCTTGCTGGACTGCTGTTACAGTGGTGAAATCTTGAACTTTTTAGAAGCAGATCCTGGTGCAAAATCAGGCACTGATCGCCTATTCATGGCAGCTTCCCGCGAATACGAAACCGCTTACGAAGCATTAAACGGACAGTACAGTGTTTTCACTCAGGCAGTATTGGATGGTCTTGATCCTCGTCGCCTACCAACTGGCATTGTCACCAACTATGCCTTAACCGATTGGGTCAGCAATGCTTTAAAGGGTGAATCGCAACAACCCTTGTTTGAGAACTCTGGTAGCGAAATCGTTTTAACCCGCTGTCACAATCCGTTAACGACACTACAATCAAACTCTTCGCAAGATATCTGCCCTTACCGAGGCTTGGAACCTTTTGAAGAAGGACACGCCGAATACTTTTTTGGGCGAGAACACCTCACTGATCAACTCCTAAATAAACTCAGAACTGAAAACTTTGTTGCCATCGTTGGAGCTTCTGGTAGTGGTAAATCATCACTTGTCAGGGCTGGCTTAGTGTACAAACTTCAGCGTGGGCAAGCCTTATCGGGCAGTCACCAATGGCAAATTCGAGTCATTACCCCCACTGAACACCCAATGAAAAGTCTGGCAAACGCCTTCATGAACCCAGCAACAACTGCAGTAGATCGGGCGGAGCAGTTACGCCGTGCTGAGATGTTTCTGCAAGAGGGAACGTCTGGATTGACGCAACTGATTCGTGCTAGTTTGATTGCCGAAAACAAAAGCACTCGGATGGTGCTGATTATTGATCAGTTTGAGGAAATCTTTACGCTGTGCCAGGGACCGAATGCTGACCGCGATCGCCATCGGTTTTTCAATTGCTTATTGGCGGCTGCACGAGAAGCAAGCGATCAATTTAGCCTGGTGATTGTGTTGCGGGCTGACTTTTTTAGTAAATGCTTACTTTACAAAGGACTGGCAGAGCAGATTGAGCAACACTTGATTATGGTGACACCGCTCAGTTACGAACAAATCAAAGCATCTATCATCAAGCCAGCAAACCGAGTCGGGTTAGTGTGCGAACCGAACTTAGTCTACAACATTTTGCTGGATATTGTGGGTGCCCCTGGTGAACTCCCCCTCTTGCAATATACCCTGCTGGAACTATGGCAACGGCGGCATCAAGACCCCAACGGTGGACCACCGCGTTTAACTCTCGATGCTTACGCTGAATTGGGTGGAGTTCGAGGCACGTTGCAAAAGCGAGCAGACGAGATTTTTTATAGCCTTTCGCCTGAAGAGCAGCGGGTTGCAAAGCGGATTTTTATTGCACTGACTCAGTTAGGAGAAGGAACGGAAGATACCCGACGGAGGGTGTTGAAGTCGGAGTTGGTCAGTCCTCGATTTTCGGCTGAATTGGTGGAACGAGTGCTGGAAAAATTAGTAATTGCCAAACTCGTGGTAACAAACCAGGTCACACCGATCAGCAGTCATCAAGAGCGGGTTGATCAGCGATTTGCCAATGTTTCCACGGCACTGCGTTTAGCTCAGGTGATGCGAACCAAGTCGGCACAGTCTGGACAAACTGCAATGCTGACTCAATCCCTACCCCAAATGCAGGCATCTCTGGCGAAAGGCTACAACTTGAATGTAACTCGTCTTTCGCATGTGGTAGATTTCAATGCGATTCAGCCCTCGCTCGGCAACGCCTGTCACGAAACTGTGGATATTGCCCATGAGGCATTGATTCGTAATTGGGGGCTATTGCGTTCCTGGTTGGATGAAAGTCGAGAGATGCTTCGCCGTCAGCGTCAGATTGAGCGGAGTGCACGGGAATGGAACCTGGCAGACCAGACGCGATCGCCAGAATACCTTTTACGGGGTAGTCGCCTGCTTGATGCGGAAGATTTTTTGACTCACTACTCAGATGAGTTGTCTGCTCTGGCACAGCGATATATTGCAGTGAGCCGTGAAGAAACTCGCCGAACAAAACGGGAATTGCGGGTACTGCAGGTTTCGGTTCCCTGTACGTTGATGGTTGCTTTGGGTATTACGTTTGCTCAGTACCGGGTTGCAGACAAAAGTCAAACCGAAAAAAATTTTCAACTTCAAGTGGCGACATCGCGGCAGTGGTCGGCGATCGCTCAATCCATTCTGCAAGAACCGGATAGCGATTCAACAACTGCTTTGTTGATCAGTCGACTTGCGGCTGAACAGGGGCGTACTTACGAAGCAGAGGCCAGTTTGCGAGCAGCTCTGCAACAGGTCCGGCTACAGGCCACCCTCCAAGCAGATAATGTTGCTCTGCAACAGGTCGCCTTTAGTCCCAATTACCAATCCCTTGCCACGTTAGATACTCAGGGAACAATTCGCCTCTGGTCGTTTGCAGATCGGCGAGTTCAACGGGTTTTGCAGGGAGAATCTACGGAACAACGCGATCGCGCTGTGGCTGTTTTTCCAACTCCAGCTACTCTTGCTTTTAGTGCCGATGGCAACTGGTTAGCCGCAGTTGCTCAGGGTGCGGTTGAAGTTCGGATTTGGTCTGTTGAAACGGGTGAATTACAGCATCGATTAGGTGCTTTTCCGGCTGCAATCTCGCAGTTTGCGATTGATCCAACGGGTCAGTTGATTGCTGCCAGCAGCGGTAACACCGTCAAAATCTGGGAGATTGCTACAGGGAAACTCCGGGCTGAGAGAACTCAACCTGGACTCATCAAGAGTTTGCAATTTAGCGCGGACGGCACCCAATTACTTGTGGCTGAAGCGCAAACTGTGATGGTGCTGCAAGTACCAACTAATCGACCGCAGCGTCTACTAAGCAAAATTGGTTTCGTTGAAAGCGCCGTTCTTAGCCCGGATGCTCAATGGATTGCAATTGCAAACCCGCAGGGTGAAATTCGTCTCTGGCATACTCAAACTGGGAAACTACTCCAAACAATTACTGAATCTAGCCAAAATTCCTCAAAGCCCTTCCCACTTGTCGCACCCAGCCTGATGTTCAGCCCTGATGGTCAACGATTAGCGGCTCTCAGCGCAAATGGACGGGTTGTTGTTAAGAATCTGCAATCTGGGATGGAGTGGACTGTTGGACAGTCGGCTGACAATCTACCAGGCAAAGCAGAAAGGCAACGAGGCGCGATCGCCTTCACCCCTGACAGTCAACAGATCATCATCGCTGGACATCCTGCTCCCCACAATGCTGCGATTCGAGATGCAGCCACTGGGCGAGAGCTTGGTAGCTTAAAGGGACACACTGGCACGATCACAGCCATTCAGCCCAGCCAAGACGGTTCCTTGATTGCTACAGTTAGCGCAGATGGAACGATGCGTTTATGGACAACAACATTAGGTGGAGAATTGCCCTCACTCGACCTACCAAATGTAGCTATCCAATCGACAAGCTTTCAACCTGATAATGGACTGTTGGCACTGGGAAGTGACGGTAGCTTTCGGCGCTGGCAACTGAGATCCAGAACCAATACTTCAACTCCCTCGATCGCAACTATCGTCCAGCCCACCTCGATTGCTGGCAAGTTAGGTGAGCCAATTACCTCAGACGCCCGATTAACAGGGATTTTTGCCAGCAGTGATGGGAAACGGTTTGCGATCACAACCGATCAGAACTTAATTGAAGTTTGGCAGATGCAGCCGGATCATTCCCTGACTCGCTTGTATACATTGCAACCAGCAATCCCAATACCAAAAACATCTGCTCAAGCAGTGTCCCATCCATCCCAGGCAAGTACCATCCATCGCTTAGCTTTTAGCCAGGATGGGCAAATGTTGGTGGGCGCTGGAGTAGACAAAACCTTGCATGTTTGGGATTTGGCATCTGGGCAACTGGTGCATCAACTCAAAGGGCACGAAGCCTCAATTGAGCATGTACACTTCAGTCCAGATGGAAAACAAATTATTAGTGCTAGTTGGGATCGAACGGCTCGCATTTGGGATACATCCTCCGGTGCACTAGTTCGCACGCTGGCACACTCGGACGTGGTTACCAGTGCTCAATTTAGTCCAAATGGTCAGCGAATTCTCACAACCAGTCTGGATAGTACTGCCAGAATTCTTGATGCTAACACAGGAGCATTGCAGGTGATTTTGGCAGGACATCGAGGTGCGGTGTTAGATGGAAGTTTCAGCCCGGATGGACAGTGGTTAGTGACAGCCAGTGCTGATGGAACAGCGAGACTATGGGATGCCAACACGGGGGTTGAGCGGGCAACTTTACGACCTGTTCGGGCTACTGCTGCTCAAGAGGTGATCAAACAGGTTGCCTTCAGTCCAGATGGTCAACAAATTGCAACCCTTGGTAGTACAGGAATAGTACATTTGTGGGCAGCCAATTGGGAGGGGCTATTAGAACTGGCACGCGATCGCAGTCCTCGCCAGCTCACCTCCGAAGAGTGCTTACGCTACCTGCGCTTGACTCCAAGCGCCTGTCCATCCCTGGTTCTTTCTTCAAACTCCTAG
- a CDS encoding signal peptide protein peptidase SppA, 67K type (IMG reference gene:2510098696~PFAM: Peptidase family S49~TIGRFAM: signal peptide peptidase SppA, 36K type; signal peptide peptidase SppA, 67K type): MRDFLKYTFASLLALLIFLGMSISSLLFLVILSASRDPVPRVKEKSVLTFNMALDVTDGLQNSANIGQALGNDASSISLKATLDAINQAAKDKRIVALYLHGKVTGGAGYATLKEIRRALQGFRAAGKKIIAYDLDWSERDYYLTSVADTIVLHPFGSLELNGFSSEGTFFAGALQKYGIGVQVTRVGKYKSAVEPFLLTKRSPENRQQTQQLLGDLWSEFATAVEQERKVTPQQLQAIADNNAILEPDEALRQRLITKVGYEDEVFEQLKQLSTEDDNSFRRINLQTYARVAQTELQKKGGSGDKIAIVYAEGDIVDGKGDFDQVGGDRFARLLRKIRQDDDVKAVVLRVNSPGGSAVASDVIQREMILTRKVKPVVVSMGAVAASGGYWISTYSDRIFAEPNTITGSIGVFGLLPNVQELANRNGVTWDSVKTGRFADIQTITRPKTPQELALIQKSVDRIYDQFLNKVAESRKLPRAKVAEIAQGRVWSGKQAKALGLVDELGGLEAALQEAAKRANLGDQWQVEEYPAPPTLAELLFSDSDNQIAKYLEGDDVVLTELRKLRADLAILTTLNDPRGVYARLPINFRID; encoded by the coding sequence ATGCGGGATTTTCTGAAATACACCTTTGCCAGCCTTTTAGCATTACTTATCTTTTTAGGCATGAGTATTAGTAGTTTGTTATTTCTCGTGATCTTGTCTGCCTCGCGAGATCCTGTACCCCGTGTCAAAGAGAAATCAGTCCTGACATTCAACATGGCATTAGATGTGACTGATGGACTCCAAAATAGTGCCAATATTGGACAAGCACTCGGAAATGATGCGAGCAGCATTTCGTTAAAGGCTACGCTGGATGCGATCAATCAGGCAGCAAAAGACAAACGGATTGTGGCGTTATATCTACATGGAAAGGTGACAGGCGGAGCAGGCTATGCCACCTTAAAAGAAATCCGAAGAGCACTGCAAGGATTTCGGGCTGCGGGCAAAAAGATTATTGCCTACGATTTAGATTGGAGTGAACGGGATTATTATTTGACATCAGTTGCCGATACCATTGTGCTGCATCCATTTGGCTCATTAGAGTTGAACGGGTTTAGTTCAGAAGGAACCTTTTTTGCAGGGGCATTGCAAAAATACGGGATTGGCGTACAAGTCACTCGGGTTGGTAAGTATAAGTCGGCTGTTGAACCATTTTTGTTAACCAAACGCAGCCCGGAAAATCGCCAGCAAACGCAACAGTTATTAGGCGATTTATGGAGCGAATTTGCAACTGCCGTTGAGCAGGAGCGCAAAGTAACCCCTCAGCAACTTCAAGCGATCGCCGACAATAACGCCATTCTGGAGCCGGATGAGGCGCTTAGGCAGCGATTGATCACGAAAGTAGGATATGAAGATGAAGTTTTTGAACAACTGAAACAACTCTCCACCGAAGACGACAACTCGTTTCGTCGGATTAATCTGCAAACCTATGCCAGAGTTGCGCAGACAGAACTTCAGAAAAAGGGGGGATCTGGAGACAAAATTGCTATTGTCTATGCTGAAGGCGATATTGTGGACGGCAAAGGAGATTTTGACCAAGTTGGGGGCGATCGCTTCGCACGATTGCTGCGTAAAATCCGCCAGGATGATGATGTGAAAGCAGTGGTGTTACGGGTTAACAGCCCTGGCGGTAGTGCAGTTGCATCAGATGTGATCCAGCGAGAAATGATTTTGACTCGTAAAGTCAAGCCTGTTGTAGTATCAATGGGAGCGGTTGCTGCATCTGGTGGATACTGGATTTCAACTTATAGCGATCGCATTTTTGCCGAACCTAACACCATTACCGGCTCTATTGGAGTGTTTGGCTTACTTCCCAACGTTCAAGAACTCGCCAATCGCAATGGTGTTACCTGGGATTCGGTAAAAACTGGGCGTTTTGCCGACATTCAAACCATCACCCGTCCCAAAACCCCCCAAGAATTGGCATTGATTCAAAAAAGCGTTGATCGAATCTATGACCAGTTTTTGAACAAAGTGGCAGAATCTCGCAAACTCCCCAGAGCGAAAGTCGCCGAAATTGCACAAGGGCGAGTTTGGTCAGGTAAGCAAGCAAAAGCCTTGGGACTGGTTGATGAACTGGGTGGACTAGAAGCTGCACTTCAGGAAGCAGCCAAACGAGCAAACTTGGGAGATCAGTGGCAAGTAGAAGAATATCCTGCACCCCCAACCCTGGCGGAATTACTGTTTAGCGACTCCGATAACCAGATTGCTAAATATCTGGAAGGAGATGATGTGGTACTGACCGAACTCAGAAAATTAAGAGCAGATCTCGCAATTTTGACCACATTGAACGATCCTCGTGGAGTATATGCAAGACTTCCAATCAACTTTCGGATCGATTAG
- a CDS encoding transposase (IMG reference gene:2510098703~PFAM: Transposase IS200 like) — MSEYIHKSHNVTVLLYHLVFPAKYRRAVFDEQVDEVLREVCLEIEKRYEIKFIEIGVDKDHVHFLVQSVPTYSVTKLVKMIKSLTAREVFRRCPQVKQKLWGGEFWSDGYFASTVGKHGDEGMIANYVKNQGNEYLKLHRDEQLTLF, encoded by the coding sequence ATGAGCGAGTACATCCACAAAAGTCATAACGTTACGGTTTTGCTATACCACCTTGTGTTTCCAGCAAAGTATCGGCGGGCTGTGTTTGATGAACAGGTCGATGAAGTTTTGCGAGAAGTTTGCCTGGAGATTGAGAAACGCTACGAGATTAAATTTATAGAAATCGGTGTAGACAAAGACCATGTGCACTTTTTAGTCCAATCGGTGCCGACATACAGCGTGACCAAATTGGTCAAAATGATCAAGAGTTTGACCGCAAGGGAAGTGTTTCGGCGTTGTCCTCAGGTGAAGCAAAAGCTATGGGGTGGAGAGTTTTGGAGTGATGGCTATTTTGCAAGTACAGTTGGGAAACACGGGGATGAAGGGATGATTGCGAACTACGTCAAAAATCAGGGTAACGAATATCTCAAGCTACACCGAGATGAGCAGCTTACTCTTTTTTGA
- a CDS encoding putative metal-dependent phosphoesterase, PHP family (IMG reference gene:2510098697~PFAM: PHP domain) — MVVNFAGVSTSSSFRARDAQALRRVFETIHVDSCPLFYNFHMHTVCSDGQLQPEDLMRQAISIGLQGMAITDHHSTEGYHRAHEWLESFCEDAAWRGNPVPELQLWTGVEVTSKLLDTEVHILGYAFNPDSLALKPYIQRESPRDSEALAEKVIDSIHAAGGLAVLAHPARYRRSPEDLIAEAAKIGIDGVETYYAYNNPTPWCPSPCQTELVQRLSSTFGLLNTCGTDTHGRSLLQRL; from the coding sequence ATGGTTGTTAATTTCGCTGGAGTTTCTACGTCATCAAGTTTTAGGGCACGCGATGCCCAGGCTTTGAGGCGAGTGTTTGAAACGATCCACGTTGACAGTTGTCCCCTGTTTTATAACTTCCACATGCATACGGTTTGCTCAGATGGGCAGTTGCAGCCGGAAGATTTGATGAGACAGGCGATCTCGATTGGTTTGCAAGGGATGGCAATTACAGATCACCACTCCACCGAAGGCTACCATCGCGCCCATGAATGGTTAGAGTCCTTTTGTGAAGATGCAGCGTGGCGGGGCAACCCGGTGCCAGAGTTGCAATTATGGACAGGTGTTGAAGTCACTTCTAAACTGCTGGATACAGAGGTTCATATTCTTGGATATGCTTTTAATCCAGATAGCCTGGCTCTGAAGCCTTACATTCAACGGGAATCTCCTAGAGATTCAGAGGCATTGGCTGAAAAAGTGATTGATAGTATTCATGCGGCAGGAGGATTGGCTGTATTAGCACACCCAGCTCGGTATCGGCGATCGCCTGAAGACCTGATTGCCGAAGCAGCAAAGATTGGCATTGACGGTGTAGAAACCTACTATGCCTATAATAATCCTACTCCCTGGTGCCCCAGTCCTTGTCAGACAGAACTTGTCCAGCGCCTCAGTTCCACCTTTGGACTCCTTAATACCTGTGGTACAGACACTCACGGTCGCAGCTTGTTGCAACGGTTGTAG
- a CDS encoding hypothetical protein (IMG reference gene:2510098694~PFAM: MORN repeat), giving the protein MVRLHSFAARITFTFLSTAMAVSYSTSAQAAYGFIDLADGWKCEGQFRGNTGQGICVRREEVDPGSPYKYYRGDVRNGTFDGRGVLVYENDDRYEGQMRNGRPNGKGTFIEVANNRRYQGDFRNGEFHGQGTYTFADGSRYIGQFAGGQPHGTGTFTFYENGKVSYTYTGRFYLGVINGNGTVTSANGVRCTGVFFSNTLAGKGTCTYPRGSAFKTYTGELKNGLPDGRGTVVYENGKRYTGEFRGGAPGLSTERGS; this is encoded by the coding sequence ATGGTACGACTTCACTCATTCGCAGCTAGAATAACGTTTACTTTTTTGAGTACAGCCATGGCTGTTAGCTACTCAACATCAGCTCAAGCAGCTTACGGATTCATTGACCTCGCAGATGGGTGGAAATGTGAAGGGCAATTTAGAGGCAACACAGGGCAGGGAATTTGTGTACGGCGGGAAGAGGTGGATCCAGGCAGCCCATACAAATACTACCGGGGAGATGTGAGGAACGGCACCTTCGATGGAAGGGGGGTACTCGTTTACGAGAATGACGATCGCTACGAAGGACAAATGCGAAATGGCCGCCCCAACGGCAAAGGAACGTTTATAGAAGTGGCAAACAATCGCCGCTATCAGGGGGATTTCCGCAACGGAGAATTTCACGGGCAGGGCACATATACCTTTGCCGACGGTAGCCGTTACATTGGGCAGTTTGCAGGCGGGCAACCACATGGGACAGGAACGTTTACCTTCTACGAAAATGGCAAGGTTTCTTACACTTACACCGGACGTTTTTACCTGGGTGTCATTAACGGCAACGGTACCGTAACAAGCGCCAATGGTGTGCGGTGTACTGGCGTGTTTTTCAGCAACACCTTAGCGGGTAAAGGCACCTGTACCTATCCACGGGGAAGTGCGTTCAAAACCTATACGGGAGAATTGAAAAATGGGCTTCCCGATGGTCGAGGCACAGTTGTTTATGAAAATGGCAAACGTTATACGGGGGAATTTCGCGGTGGAGCGCCTGGACTTTCAACAGAGCGGGGATCATAA
- a CDS encoding hypothetical protein (IMG reference gene:2510098698~PFAM: Conserved hypothetical protein (Lin0512_fam)~TIGRFAM: conserved hypothetical protein) — MGLKRLVIEMGMGIDQHGQEPTVAAARAVRNAIAHNALPGIWEVAGLSHPDEMIVEVQVAVPYPEQVREAEVLAMLPFGKKTLSVETGGMIVQGRAIASLNDKNDEMLIAVASVTVLVDVPEPP; from the coding sequence TTGGGATTAAAACGATTGGTGATCGAAATGGGGATGGGCATTGATCAGCACGGGCAGGAGCCAACAGTGGCAGCAGCGCGTGCAGTGCGGAATGCGATCGCGCACAATGCTTTGCCCGGAATTTGGGAAGTCGCGGGTTTAAGTCATCCAGACGAGATGATTGTTGAAGTGCAAGTTGCCGTTCCCTATCCAGAACAAGTACGGGAAGCAGAGGTGCTGGCAATGCTGCCATTTGGCAAGAAAACACTCAGCGTAGAGACTGGTGGCATGATTGTTCAAGGACGCGCGATCGCATCACTCAACGACAAAAACGATGAAATGCTCATCGCTGTCGCTTCCGTTACTGTACTGGTGGATGTTCCAGAGCCGCCTTAA
- a CDS encoding hypothetical protein (IMG reference gene:2510098702), translating into MALQERRLIQQHTDTLLPQVQADLKQACGGDIEVAVEWEGFESDLTALERLSSQCFDRLVTAIGWVCKEEIGKAAMREKVHRVVVRNVGTAAERTLTLSDGVLTVAGVWASPAWDGLFHQNEYHKFFESQL; encoded by the coding sequence ATGGCCCTACAGGAACGACGACTCATCCAACAACACACCGACACTCTGCTGCCCCAAGTCCAAGCGGACCTCAAGCAGGCTTGCGGAGGCGATATCGAGGTGGCTGTGGAATGGGAAGGATTCGAGAGCGATCTGACGGCTCTGGAGCGACTGTCTTCCCAATGCTTCGATCGGCTAGTGACGGCGATCGGATGGGTCTGCAAGGAGGAGATCGGGAAAGCGGCTATGCGGGAGAAGGTGCATCGGGTAGTGGTGCGGAACGTTGGCACGGCGGCGGAGCGGACCTTGACGTTGTCCGATGGGGTGCTGACGGTAGCAGGGGTGTGGGCGTCGCCAGCGTGGGATGGTCTGTTCCACCAGAACGAGTACCACAAGTTCTTCGAGTCGCAACTGTGA